The sequence GTTCACAGAAGCAGAAGTAGAAAGGATGGATATCATCGAAGGATTACAATATGCAATAGTTGGTAAATGTTCTTATGGAAGCCCAGAAATTCAACAACTGCATAAGTTAATACCAATTCAATGCGGAATTAAAGGTGAATGTAACATTGGTTTTCTAAGGGATAGACATATTTTAATTAGAATGACATTAAGGCAGGACTATCTTCATTTCTCATCAAAAACTCATTACATAAAGGACAGGGATGGCTATCAATATCAACTTAGGTCGTTGATTTATGACTCAAAGTTTAGAGCAGATGAAGAAACACCCAAGGCAATGGCTTGGATTTCATTCCCAGGTCTATTGCCAACCTTTTTTGTAAAGAAATGTCTATTTTCTATAGCTTCAGCAGTAGGTAAACCTATGCATCTAGACATGGCAACAATTAATAAAACTAGACCTAGTTGTGCTAGGGTGAAGGTTCTAGTTGACTTACTTGCAGATCTGCCTAAAAAGGTGAGGATGGACATAGTCAACGAAGCTAAAGGAACAACAAGAACTGAATGGGTGAGAATTCAATATGACATGCTGCCTAAATATTGCAGACATTGTAAACTTCAAGGGCATGATCAATTTGAATGCTGGAGGATACACCCTGAACTATATGTGGAGAAGGAGAATGATAACCAAGCAGATACAGCTAAGAAATAGGACATAGGGAACTCACAGCCTATAATGATGTTATCTAGTGGAAAGATCGTGGGTAATGTGAATGTTACAGCAAAAGAGCAATGGAAGGAAGTGAAGGACAACATAGTTAGAAAtgtagtaaatcaaaatactagtcTCACTAATAATGGAATGGAGATGGAACCAGCTAAGAAGTTTTAAAACAATAAGAATAAGGAGGGTACAAGCACTGTAGAGAGACAAGTAGAAGCACATAGCAACAGTGGTAAGGATTTGGTGGCAGTAGACAATGAAGATAATGATCATGTTCAAGTAGCTAACAAGTTTGCAATATTACaagggatggatgaagaggaagaACCTGTTAATCAATTGGCAATGGTGGCAGCTAATGTAGCAACAAACAGTTTAGCACTTCATAACCAAGCATCTACAAAGCAAAAACCaaaaaatatggtctataatGAGGGAAAGTTAAATCCAGCAGCACAAGCTTTTTATCTTAAATCATCGGGGATTAGTTCGACTAATGGTCTAGTCAATGGAAAGGAGGCATCAAAAGCAAAAAACGATACCGCACAATGGGTAGAAATAAGCTTCAAAGATAAAACAGGAGAAGGAATAGTGAAGATCAATAAACCATGCAAGGAAATCCCATCACAAGATACATTAGTGAACAAGGTActtaataaaaatccaaattctcaAGCAAAAGGGTCAAAATCGTCTACATTTAAAGAAAGAGTGCAAGAATGTGGAGGCAGGCTATGGGAGGCACAAAGGGAATACGATTCAGAGGAGAACGAAGTAACACTAGGAGAACAAGCTAATGAGGAACCAAATGAGAATGACAAAGAAGAAGATCAGCAAAGTGTAAATGGAGAGATCCATGCCAATGACAACAATACAACTGGTAATTATTTAATAAAGGAAGGATCAAAAAATGTTGAGCACATCAATAATTTTCAGACAGCAGAAGTCACAGAAATTAGTAACTATGAAGGAAGAGGCCCAGAGGTAAATGATCGCGGAGGAACAGAAGATGATCAACTTCAGAAATCACAAGAAGACCCACAAGGACACAACACAACAGAGAAGgagaaacaaccaaaacaaaaaacAGTAATAGTAAATATTACTGTTACAATGGAGAAAAATCAGTTGCAGCTGTTAAAAAGAGGAGAAGAGAAAGCCTTGGTCCCTAAAAAAAATGCATTTGGAGCTACATCAGGAGGGAAGGAAGACAATGAAGAAGGACAAGAACCTGGTAAATCAGGATACAACATGGATCAAGAATCAACTACCCAACACCTTATGAGCAAGGAAATGTGACTTATCACCTACGcaagtggaaaaggcaaaatcagcagcaaaaggaaagaagaagcaacaaaaagataattttgcAGCACCAAAAGCTGGGGTGCACACAAGGAGAACGCTAACTAAATCCAGcaatcagtgatgaatgctcTCATTTGGAATATAGGGTTAGTCAACACTCATCAGACCTTTGAAAGGTTGACAAAAATGCATAGGCAAAATCACTATGATTTTGTAGGATTAATGGAGCCAAagcaacaagaaaaaaaattggaAAGGTACAGAAACAAGATAGGACTTTCACAGGCAATTTCAAATGTTTCCAACAAGATCTGGGCTTTTATAGATGAGGTATTTGAGGTAACTGTTATGTACAATATGGTGCAACAATTAACACTAAGATTGTTTCATACTGAATCGCATGTGGAGTTTGTCCTAACATTGATATACGCAAAATGTGATGCAATTGAGAGGATAGAATTATGGGATTCATTATATGCAATGGCAAGGGATATGGAGGCACCATTGCTTGTAGGAGGTGATTTCAATGTAATATGGGACGAAGAAGAGAAGTTTGGTAGGTTACCTGTGTCATTgaatgaaattgatgattttcgaTGCTGCATCAACACTTGCAATCTATTCGACCTTGGATTTAAAGGCAgcatatttacatggtggaatgggagagcAGAGGAAGACTGTATATTCAAAAGACTAGATAGATGTTTGGCCAATGTTGAGTTCCAACAAACATTTCCAGGAATAGAGGTGCAGCATTTGTCAAAGACTGGTTCTGATCATAGTCCAATGTATCTGAAGTGTGATATTGAGACTCCACCTATAAAAAAACCTTTCAAGTTCTTAAATTTTTGGGTGGAACATGCGACTTTTAAAGATGTGGTAAAAGAGAATTGGTTTGCTGATTTCAGTGCAAATCCTTATATTCTTTTTAAtcacaagttaaaaaaattaaagaaagccCTTTCATTGTGGAGTAAGGCTACATTTGGAGATATTTTCCAAAAGATAGCAAGTATGGAGGAGGTAGTGATGGTTCATGAAGCAGAATTTGAAGCAAATCCTACAGGGATGAATAGGGAAAGACTACAAAAGGTTCAGGCAAAATTGATTAAATGTCTTGCACTAGAGGAGAAATATTGGCAACAAAAGGCAGGCATGACTTGGTTCAAGGAAGGGGATAGGAACACAAAGTTCTTCCAAGCACAAGTGAGAGGTAGGAGGAAGAGACTTCAGCTTAAAAGAATTCAAAACAGTGGAGGAACCTGgattgaagaagaacaagaaattgcACAAGAGGCTATCAAATTCTACGAGGAATAGTTCACAGAAGCATCTACTCATTCATTATTTGATATCGTAGAGCATGTTCCTAATATGATTAACACTGAGCAGAATGCAGAATTGATTAAGCAACCAACAAAAGAGGAGGTTAAATTGGCAGTACTCGGACTTAATGGTGATAGTGCTGGGGGGCCAGATGGTATGACAGGCAAATTCTATCATTCTTGTTGGGACATAATAGGAGATGACATGTATGACATGGTGAGGGATCTTTTCAATGGTCATGAGCTACCCAAGTGTGTAACACACACAAACCTAGTTCTGttaccaaagaaaaaagaagttaccaCCTTTTCTGATTTAAGACCAATAAGCCTCAGTAACTTTTCTAATAAGGTTATATCGAGGGTGGTACATGAAAGGCTATGAAATTTCTCCCAAGTCTGATATCGGAGGAACAGTCAGGTTTTGTTAAGGGCAGGAATATAGTAGAAAATATCCTTCTAACTCAAGAGATAGTGACTGACATTAGGCTTAGAACTAAGGCTGGACCGAATGTCATCCTGAAGCTAGATATGACCAAAGCTTATGATAGATTATCTTGGCTATTCCTAACCAAGGTACTAAGAAAAATGGGATTCACAGAAAGGTTGATAGGAATTGTCTTTGGATTAGTTTCAAACAATTGGTATTCTATTCTAATCAATGGTCAAGCTCATGGGTTCTTTAAGTCCTCAAGGGGAGTAAAACAAGGTGATCCGGTATCTCCAACTTTGTTTATCTTGGCAGCAAAAGCATTATCTAGGGGTCTCAATGCACTACATACTAACCTATATTTTTGTGGATTTGGGATGCCAAAGTGGAGTCCAAATATCAATCATTTGGCGTATGCAGATGACAtgattattttctcatcctcagATGAAACATCTTTGATGTTGATTATGCAAGTGCTGAATGAATATGAAGCTGTATCTGGGCAGCTTGTTAACAAGACCAAATCAGCTGTGTACCTGCATCATTTAACAGACATGGAAGTGGTCAGCAAGGTGGAAAGGATCACAGGCATTCATAGGAATGACTTTCCTATCATATATCTAGGTTGTCCTATATTTTATGCAAGGAGAAAGCTGGAATACTATCAGCCCCTAATTACTAAGGTAATGGACAAACTGCAATCATGGCAGGGCAAGTTATTATCAGTAGGGGCAGGGCAATTCTCATATCCCATGTACTGCAAAACATGCCTATGCATCTACTATCAGCTATAAACCCTCCAAATTATGTGATAAATAGGTTGCACAAATTGTTTGCTCAGTTTTTCTGGAGCAGCTCTGTTGGAGGAACTAGTAGGCATTGGGCTTCATGGAATACCTTATGCATGGCAGTTGAGGAAGGAGGAATAGGTTTTAGGTCACTGCATGATGTAGCAAAGGCATTATTCAGCAAGTTGTGGTGGAATTTCAGAACAAAACCAAGCCTATGGAGCGCTTTCGTATGTCAGAAATACTGTAAGAAAATGAATTCTATAATTATTCCATGGAAAAGGGGGTCTCACATTTGGAGAAAAATGTTGGAATGCAGAGATCTGATTGAACATCAAATCTTTTGGCAAACAAAAAGGGGATCCTCACTTTTTTGGTTTGAAAACTGGACAGGTCTTGGGGCACTATATTTTTTGGTTCCTCAGGACTTTGGCATTGATGAAACTGTACATAATGTACATGATGTTACCTTAGATGGTGAGTGGGATGTGGACAGGCTATTTGAAATTCTtcctgaagacttagcagtacACATTCTGGAGAAAATCAAACCACCTTCATCTCAGCAGGTTCTTGACGTGCCTTGTTGGATGCTGGAAACAAGAGGATATTTCAGTGTTAGGTCAACATGGGATTATACGAGAAGAAGAGATGAACCAAGAACAGCTTATAGGATGATTTGGGTAAAGGGACTGCCTTTTAAAATAGCCTTTTTCATGTGGAAAGTGTGGAAAGCAAAGTTACCTTTAGATGATTTCCTGAAAAGGGTAGGCTACTGCATGCCATCAAAATGTTGGTGTTGTGTACAGCCTGACGAGGAATCTCTTCAGCACTTGTTTTTTAGATCTGAAACTGCAAAGACAACTTGGAAGTATTTTCTATTGAGGGTAGGTATAGCTGTGGAGGGACTTACATTGCACCAAGCAATCACAAAATGTTGGATTGCAAATGTGTGCTTAAGACTCAAACCAGTAATACAAGCACTCTCCTCATGTGTAGTTTGGGAACtctggaaaagaagaaatagtatGAAGTATGGTGATGTTGTGACAACTAGCAGGGTGATatatcaagtttcatcaaatctCCAGGCATTGGTGAAAGTGAGAAAGCCTGGGATGGACATGGTACCTCACAAATGGCAAGATCTTTTAGCTATGATGGAAAATTTCACTCCTAAACTTAAGGTTACCAAAGTCATGTGGGAATTTCCAAGTGCAGGATGGCTAAAAGTTAATACGGATGGTGCATCGAGGGGAAATCCAGGCAGGAGCTCAATAGGTTTTTGTATAAGAAATGAAAATGGTGACATAGTCAAGTCAGTAGGGAAGGAGATTGAGGAGACAACAAACACAGTAGCTGAAGAGAAGGCCATGGTAGAAGCACTAAGGTTCTGCAGATTTCAACAATACTCTCGTGTATGGCTTCAAACAGACTCAATGCTATTAAAAAAGATAATGGATGGGATCTGgaaaccaccatggatcataTCGGAGCAGATTGAGGAAATGATGCAACTAATGAATGGGGGCAATTACACACTTAGTCATATTCATAGGGAGGGCAACAAgctggcagatcacttggctaattatgctttagatcatggagaaatagaatgccaacatttctggcatctggatgCACAAGGAAGGAGGTTAGTTAATGAAGATAAACTGCAATGTCCAAGGCTAAGGGTGAAGGTGGATAGGAGATAAGaagcaaagagaaaaggaagagcaTTCAATCCACTGGGAGGACATTAATGCAGGTGCAAAAGGGTTTAAAGAAAAATGGGATGGATCGACACTTCCATGTAGTTATGGAGAGAATGCGATTCTCCTCAAAATGGGAGCATGGAAAAAATGATGGGAATTTCAAGTTCTGGACAGAAATAGATGCCAATTCGTTTGGAGTTTTCACCAGCATGCTAGGGAATTTCAAGGATTTGCAGGTTTATAATTGTTTAATGCTAGAAGATGAAGGGAACTCGAGAACTAGTAAAATGAGTGGAACAAACTTCAGAATGCGCTTTGGAAACATAAGACAAACCAAATGCTCGACAAAATATGAAAGTTCACGTTCTGAAGAATATTACAAACACATGGGCTCAACAACAAGTGTGGTGGAAAATCGTGTTCGAGGAAAAGCAAAGCAAACATGCGCAGCTTTTTAGTTTGTATAGTGCACACCTGTGGAGCATATACACGCCTGCATACTTGGGAAGCGACAAAGTAAATAAGTAAAGGATTTCTAGAGGATATCAAAAGGGAATAGAAATGCTGGAACGAGCTTTTCAAGCAAAATTTGCAGGAAACGAGGAGCAACATTTGTGTTGGGTTTCCACAATACGTTGGAACATATTGGAACGCATGAAGGTTGATAAAGCTAATGCTGGAGCGCCTTTAAATGCAAGTATTATTTAAATGCACGCCGACAATAAGGAGTAGCTCCTTCAAAGGAACGCATGCTGGGGATTACAACGAATGTTTTAAAAAATGGGAAATCTTGAGCAAAACAATGGGCAAGAAATTAGCTGGAACATGGAGACATCGATAAACCCATTAATGTGCACACATGTTTGGAAAGCGTGAATcgtgaaaaaagagagagagagaaagggcACAGCAGCTAATAGAGGAGCAGAAAGTTGTTCAACAATGCTTTTAGCCTTTGCGACAAGGACGACGATGGCTACAGGATATGATCAGCGTGATGCTAATCAGAATGGAACCATTAACAAGAGTTCTTGAAGTTGATGGCACGTAAGATGAAGGACACTGATTCTGAGGAAGAACTCAAAGAAGAATTCACGGAACGGACCACACACGCGTGCAGTTGCATATTCAGAAAAGCTTCATAATCCCATGGATGGTGGCAGCTGTGCACGCTGGAAGTTAAAGCATGCTAGACAATATTGGAAAATGCACTACATTTGCACAATTCGATATAGCATGAGCGACCATCCAGCTCGGTTGTCAACAAAGGCAGTATTTTAAAATGAACAGTGATTAAACAATGGCCAGTGCTCTCATCCTCAGCGCGGCAACAGCAAATCGAACAAAAATATTAAATGCGTGGGAATATGGTGCTCGGATTAAGCAATAGCGACAGAACAGTAAGAGCACGCGTCCAGTTTCCTAGGAGGATAGAAGCAAATGAGAAGGAGAAAGGCGTATACTAGCATGAATTGTATGGGCTGGCTTTTTGTTATACAAAGTGTGATATCAACTTTGAGTACACTACTCAACTTTGATAATAGGTATTATGtagttttcaaaatttatttcgCGCACATTTTAAGATTTCATGACACTTTGTTTCTCGTTATTGATATTAATAAAAACAAACACTAGGCTATGCCTAGTGGATTACTTAAAAAAAAGAGGGggggagtatttatagtttttcaaaggggtgttaattaaaaaaataaaaaatgggctATTTGTGCAATTCAGCCATTGGGCAACGGCCATAATGGGAAATGGACCGTTGTCAACGGTCATATTTAGGCccacaagaaaacaaaaatttaaaaaaattagttACCGTTATACCGGTCTGGACAGGTTAACCGGATGAATAGTAATTCGAGTTGACCGGGTTTGACCGGTCCAATTAACCGGTTGACAAAACGTGAACGGACCAAACCCCTCTACCCCTTTAACTAAGCCCCACCCGGCCCCCTTGTACCGGTCCGAGTCGGGTCCGGTTTTGACCGGTCTGGGCCGGTCCAGAAACGGGCTGACCTGGCCCGTTAAACACCCTTAATGAAACAGGCCTTGGTTAACACCAGACTTATTAGTATTACTAATATTACCACTGAACGATGAGACTGACCATGtttctttttatgaaatttgGGTCCACCTTTTTTTATTAGAGGGATACTCAGCCGATCTAGACGAACTAACAAGGTTCACTACGCCCGCAACTATCTCCTTTTGGATCCTCCCTTCCTCTACCACACAAACAGTAATAAGCTCATCAACACTCCATTTATCTTTTTGTGCATTATAGGTTGTCTTAAACTGGTTAAACTGCTCAGGAAGGGACCTTAGGGATTGATGAACTAGAAAATCATCGGTAATGGTTACACCTAAATTATTCAGTTTGGTAGCAATGTTAACCAGTTTCATAATATGATCATTGAAACTACTTACAAGGTCATACTTTATGAAAGACAAGGAATCAATCAGGCTACCTATCTTAGCTTTATCAGATTCTAGGAATTTCTGTTCAACGGAACTTAAGAAACTTTTGCATTTCCATTATCGCTGATGACCCAAAGGGCTATCTTATATTTTATAATTCAATTATGCTCTTTatagccttaaaatctcatttttaaccTCCTCAATTTGAGTGTGTAGTCCAAGCGtgatttccggaaagcttttatgttgaaaattaagGCGATAATAATTTATGGcctaaaaagttgattttagttgacttcgatcaatgttttgagtaaacagacccggactcATATTTTAACGGTCCCAGTGGGTCCGTAATAAAATATGTGAcatgagcgtatgcccggaattgaatttcgaggtctctagctcgagatatgaatttttgattAAAATTGAAAGACTGAAATTATAATGGTTTAAAGAAATTGgttaatgtttgatcttgttggtatcggttcgtattttggtttcggaacccaGTATAGGTCCATTATGATATTTATAccctatctgtgaaatttggtaagaaacgaaactagtttgacgtgattcggacgtcggattgagaaaataggaattttaaagtgttcttgagaatttcatatGTTTTGGTGCTAAATTAATGGTTTTAGGtattattttgacgatttgatcgcacaagcaagtttgtatgatgtttttaggctTGTGTGCATGTCTGGTTTAGAGCCCctagggctcgagtgagtttcggataggctacggagtgaaaaGAACTTAAAAAAACTCAGTTGGTGTGCTTCAggtctgcagatctcgcatttgtgaggtctggctcgcaaattCGAGTCTTTCATTTGCGAAAAACCTTCTcatttgcgagcatgggctgGGACAGGGTAGTCTCTCATTTGCGAGGGTAGGGCCGCAATTGCGGAAAGTTCCTGTTCGTATTTGCGACCGgaagttcgcatttgtgaaggctGCAGAAATCCAAGAAATTCGCATTTGTGATACTTTTCTCGCATTTACGAGCTTCCCAAATGCGAAgttcaggtcgcaaatgcgacatctgcagctaatAGGTCTTGACTTAGATGggattttgctcatttttcaaaacttccAAACATAAGAAACCCTCTAGGTGATTTTTCAAAGAGAATTtgttccccaaatcataggtaagtgattcttaactcatttctttcaatctttcactttattttacaagatttcaatcTAAAATataaggttttcatggtggaattggggatttgtgggtagaaactagtgttttaaaaggcgaggGCGTGAGGCGAGGCGTTTTACTTAATACGGGGCGAGGTGAAAGCCTCGAGACATGGGGCGTAAGCCCcaaagatctttaatttttttaatttatgaatAAATAATAGTATAGCATTATAACACAATAAATATAAAGAGATGCATTAAAAGTTCAAGGAAACTAAAAAGACTTGAAGAaactcatataaaataaaatatttagcatgttttacaagtataaataatacaatattgttaaagttactatgaaatataaataaactTCAACCTCTTAAGTTTCAaacaattaaaaattataatttcttaaaaatattatcaaattgcatattttacctctttaaaagtaaatacacaataaATTTTTCAAtactataatttaaaatattactccttcatgagtaaatataaaattatttttaaatagtaaaataaaaaatttatgatAATTTTGATTGACATGGAACTAAGACATGTAGATCTATGTAAATTttgattatctatttttaaaagaaatattcaaatgatattcACCCTCAAGATGTTGTTAATTAGCAAGTATGCAATAATATATTTCGTTATTTGAATCATTCACaattttcatatttctataataaaaagaactttaatcattcatttgttaaagaattttgatAGTTAACAGTGCAAATTAGTGAATTCAACACATGATTTGCATAG is a genomic window of Nicotiana tabacum cultivar K326 chromosome 16, ASM71507v2, whole genome shotgun sequence containing:
- the LOC107777184 gene encoding uncharacterized protein LOC107777184, which translates into the protein MNALIWNIGLVNTHQTFERLTKMHRQNHYDFVGLMEPKQQEKKLERYRNKIGLSQAISNVSNKIWAFIDEVFEVTVMYNMVQQLTLRLFHTESHVEFVLTLIYAKCDAIERIELWDSLYAMARDMEAPLLVGGDFNVIWDEEEKFGRLPVSLNEIDDFRCCINTCNLFDLGFKGSIFTWWNGRAEEDCIFKRLDRCLANVEFQQTFPGIEVQHLSKTGSDHSPMYLKCDIETPPIKKPFKFLNFWVEHATFKDVVKENWFADFSANPYILFNHKLKKLKKALSLWSKATFGDIFQKIASMEEVVMVHEAEFEANPTGMNRERLQKVQAKLIKCLALEEKYWQQKAGMTWFKEGDRNTKFFQAQVRGRRKRLQLKRIQNSGGTWIEEEQEIAQEAIKFYEE